One Mycobacterium marseillense DNA window includes the following coding sequences:
- the uvrC gene encoding excinuclease ABC subunit UvrC, with protein sequence MPDPATYRPAPGSIPVEPGVYRFSDQHGRVIYVGKAKSLRSRLTSYFADISSLHPRTRQMVTTAAKVEWTVVNTEVEALQLEYNWIKEFDPRFNVRYRDDKSYPVLAVTLNEEFPRLMVYRGPRRKGVRYFGPYSHAWAIRETLDLLTRVFPARTCSAGVFKRHKQIDRPCLLGYIDKCSAPCIGRVSAEQHRQIVDDFCDFLSGKTDRFARELEQQMNAAAERLDFERAARLRDDLGALKRAMEKQAVVLGDGTDADVVAFADDDLEAAVQVFHVRGGRVRGQRGWIVEKSADPGDSGEEQLVEQFLTQFYGEQAELGGAADESVNPVPREVLVPCLPSNADELTSWLSALRGSRVALRVPRRGDKRALAETVQRNAKEALQQHKLRRAGDFNARSAALQNIQEALGLSEAPLRIECVDISHVQGTDVVGSLVVFEDGLPRKSDYRHFAIREAAGQGRSDDVASIAEVTRRRFARHVSEQNDPNMLSPEGKSRRFAYPPNLYVVDGGAPQVNAASAVLEGLGITDVAVIGLAKRLEEVWVPSEPDPVIMPRNSEGLYLLQRVRDEAHRFAIAYHRSKRSKRMTASVLDSVPGLGEHRRKALVTHFGSIARLKEATVDQITAVPGIGVATATAVLEALRPEQAAEPAPDESRAVQ encoded by the coding sequence GTGCCAGATCCCGCCACGTACCGCCCCGCGCCCGGGTCCATCCCGGTCGAGCCCGGCGTGTACCGGTTCAGCGATCAGCACGGCCGGGTGATCTACGTCGGCAAGGCCAAGAGCCTGCGCAGTCGGCTCACGTCGTACTTCGCCGACATCTCGAGCCTGCATCCGCGAACGCGGCAGATGGTGACCACCGCGGCCAAAGTCGAGTGGACGGTGGTCAACACCGAAGTCGAGGCGCTGCAGCTCGAATACAACTGGATCAAAGAGTTCGACCCGCGGTTCAACGTCCGCTACCGCGACGACAAGTCCTATCCGGTGCTGGCGGTCACCCTCAACGAGGAATTCCCCCGGCTGATGGTCTATCGCGGCCCGCGCCGCAAGGGCGTCCGCTATTTCGGCCCCTACTCGCACGCGTGGGCCATCCGGGAAACGCTGGACCTGCTCACCCGGGTGTTCCCGGCGCGCACCTGTTCGGCGGGAGTGTTCAAGCGGCACAAGCAGATCGACCGTCCGTGCCTGCTGGGCTACATCGACAAATGCTCGGCGCCGTGCATCGGCAGGGTCAGCGCCGAACAGCACCGCCAGATCGTCGACGACTTCTGCGACTTCCTGTCCGGTAAAACCGACCGGTTCGCCCGCGAGCTGGAACAGCAGATGAACGCCGCGGCCGAGCGGCTCGACTTCGAGCGGGCCGCGCGGCTGCGCGACGACCTCGGCGCGCTGAAGCGGGCGATGGAAAAGCAGGCCGTGGTGCTCGGCGACGGCACCGACGCCGACGTGGTGGCCTTCGCCGACGACGATCTCGAGGCCGCGGTGCAGGTGTTCCACGTGCGCGGTGGCCGGGTCCGCGGCCAGCGCGGGTGGATCGTCGAAAAGTCCGCCGACCCAGGCGATTCCGGCGAGGAGCAGTTGGTCGAGCAGTTTTTGACGCAGTTCTATGGCGAGCAGGCCGAACTGGGTGGCGCCGCAGACGAATCGGTGAACCCCGTGCCACGCGAGGTACTGGTGCCCTGCCTGCCGTCCAACGCCGACGAGCTGACGAGCTGGTTGTCGGCCCTGCGCGGGTCCCGGGTGGCGCTGCGGGTGCCGCGCCGCGGTGACAAACGCGCGCTGGCCGAAACCGTGCAGCGCAACGCGAAAGAAGCTCTGCAGCAACACAAGCTGAGGCGCGCAGGTGACTTCAACGCCAGATCCGCTGCGCTGCAGAACATTCAGGAAGCCCTCGGCCTGTCCGAGGCGCCGCTGCGCATCGAATGTGTGGACATCAGCCATGTGCAGGGCACCGACGTGGTGGGCTCGCTGGTGGTGTTCGAGGACGGCCTGCCGCGCAAATCGGACTACCGGCATTTCGCCATCCGCGAGGCCGCCGGGCAGGGCCGCTCCGACGACGTCGCCTCCATCGCCGAGGTAACCCGCCGCCGCTTCGCGCGGCACGTGAGCGAACAGAACGACCCGAATATGCTTTCGCCGGAAGGGAAGTCCCGCCGCTTCGCCTATCCGCCGAACCTGTACGTCGTCGACGGCGGCGCGCCGCAGGTCAACGCGGCCAGCGCGGTGCTCGAAGGGCTCGGCATCACCGACGTCGCGGTGATCGGGCTGGCCAAACGGCTGGAAGAGGTGTGGGTGCCCTCGGAACCCGACCCCGTCATCATGCCGCGCAACAGCGAGGGGCTTTACCTGCTGCAACGTGTGCGCGACGAGGCGCACCGGTTCGCGATCGCCTACCATCGCAGCAAGCGATCCAAGCGAATGACGGCATCGGTGCTGGACTCGGTGCCAGGATTGGGCGAACATCGCCGTAAGGCATTGGTCACCCATTTCGGATCGATAGCCCGCCTCAAGGAGGCCACCGTCGACCAGATCACCGCCGTTCCCGGCATCGGCGTCGCCACCGCGACCGCCGTCCTGGAGGCGCTGCGGCCCGAGCAAGCCGCCGAGCCGGCGCCCGATGAGTCCAGGGCCGTGCAATGA
- a CDS encoding cupin domain-containing protein, giving the protein MAAESSLAWLLQPVSVDTFLDEIWARRPHHIQRADPRYFDRLLPSVDDLLDQMQPEPSAMRLVKGGQDMDPASYRRGDGSLDPARARDGLADGYTIVLNGLERYLRTVATLSHSLEVELNFPTRVNAYVTPPDSTGFVPHYDPHDVLVLQIQGSKTWQVSTGAPVPPHEIQSRKGVGTDGPAPATEVRLRAGDVLYLPRGQVHSAETHSEPSLHLTIGLHAPTVLTLVTHALYALSLRDPGLHARLSPRHLDDADVRAGLGDLVRDTLRTLGGPGIVEDGLGALEDVLARRGRCPPVGRVSDTVGIDAQTLVRKHQPLYARVTRSADRVVLHFAQLSVAAGLDHEAAMRFLAASTEPFRVGELPGLSAPQQAGLAQTLLLNGFLARLSKD; this is encoded by the coding sequence TTGGCCGCCGAGTCCTCGCTCGCCTGGTTGCTGCAGCCAGTGTCGGTCGACACGTTCCTCGACGAGATCTGGGCGAGACGGCCCCACCACATCCAGCGCGCCGACCCGCGCTACTTCGATCGCCTGCTGCCCTCGGTCGACGACCTCCTCGACCAGATGCAACCGGAACCGTCTGCGATGCGGCTCGTGAAGGGCGGCCAGGACATGGATCCGGCGAGCTACCGCCGCGGCGACGGCAGTCTCGACCCGGCCCGGGCCCGCGACGGCCTGGCCGACGGGTACACCATCGTGCTGAACGGTCTCGAGCGGTACCTGCGCACCGTCGCTACGCTGTCGCATTCCCTCGAGGTCGAGCTGAATTTCCCGACGCGGGTCAACGCCTACGTCACGCCCCCGGACTCCACGGGCTTTGTCCCCCACTACGACCCGCACGACGTGCTGGTCCTGCAGATCCAGGGGTCCAAGACGTGGCAGGTGTCCACCGGCGCGCCGGTGCCGCCACACGAGATCCAGAGCCGCAAAGGGGTCGGGACGGACGGGCCGGCGCCGGCGACCGAGGTGCGCCTGCGCGCCGGCGACGTGCTGTATCTGCCGCGCGGCCAAGTGCATTCGGCCGAAACGCACTCGGAGCCGTCGCTCCATTTGACGATCGGTCTGCACGCGCCGACCGTGCTCACGCTCGTCACGCACGCGCTGTACGCGCTGAGTTTGCGCGACCCCGGTCTGCACGCCCGCTTGTCACCGCGGCACCTGGACGACGCGGACGTCCGCGCCGGGCTGGGCGACCTGGTGCGCGACACCCTGCGAACCCTCGGGGGGCCCGGCATCGTCGAGGACGGTCTCGGCGCGTTGGAGGACGTCCTGGCCCGGCGCGGCCGGTGCCCACCGGTCGGACGGGTCAGCGACACCGTCGGAATCGACGCACAGACGCTGGTGCGCAAGCACCAGCCGCTCTACGCGCGGGTGACCCGCTCCGCCGATCGCGTTGTCCTGCACTTCGCTCAGTTGTCCGTGGCCGCCGGGCTCGACCACGAGGCCGCGATGCGGTTCCTCGCCGCGAGCACCGAGCCGTTCCGGGTCGGCGAGCTGCCTGGTCTGAGCGCCCCGCAGCAGGCGGGGCTGGCTCAGACGCTCCTGCTCAACGGATTCCTCGCGCGGCTGTCCAAAGACTGA
- a CDS encoding PPE family protein: MTMPIWAAFPPEVNSAALSTGPGPASLLNSETAWLTLSQEYDAAAQELSDLLAEVQAGTWQGPTAEKFVAAHVPYLAWLLQNSANATAAALEHDTVIAAYDAAVAAMPTLAEIAANKALNASLIATNFLGVNTIPIAQNEFDYLQMWLRAATAMATYEAISQTAMTWVPPTAPPPAIQLANPPNQDAGGGADQLSWWVDRVEMVAQELHSDLSSGSNPSTAIHSLLTDPLLLKVPHWAGESLYTFIPQVPQLTQLSVGLIVPFLPVAGAAGLAGLAGLAGVAQPAPALPGVAAAPAPSHTGAPVAMAPGLSTPAPAPAPAPVPAATPAAAPASVAAPAAPPATAVPGFSAPYVVGPPGLGAGAEVRATARAERKSVEPAAAAAAAAPAQRDQARRRRRQRQGMVDPGHRYEYLDTDPNPDAAGKTPATASDRGAGPLGFAGTARGADAAPVGLTTIAGDPLGDGPPMPLLPSSWGPESEPPDTGRADAP, encoded by the coding sequence ATGACGATGCCGATCTGGGCGGCCTTCCCGCCGGAAGTGAACTCGGCGGCGCTCTCCACCGGCCCGGGGCCCGCGTCGTTGCTGAACTCGGAGACGGCGTGGCTGACGTTGAGTCAGGAATACGATGCGGCGGCCCAAGAACTCAGCGACTTGTTGGCCGAGGTGCAGGCCGGGACGTGGCAGGGTCCCACCGCGGAGAAGTTCGTGGCCGCGCACGTGCCGTACCTGGCCTGGCTTTTACAGAACAGCGCCAACGCCACGGCGGCGGCCCTCGAGCACGACACCGTGATCGCGGCCTACGACGCCGCGGTGGCGGCCATGCCGACACTGGCGGAGATCGCAGCCAACAAAGCTCTGAACGCCTCGCTGATAGCGACGAACTTCCTTGGTGTCAATACGATTCCGATCGCGCAAAACGAGTTCGACTATTTGCAGATGTGGCTGCGGGCGGCCACCGCGATGGCAACGTACGAAGCGATCTCCCAGACCGCGATGACGTGGGTCCCGCCCACCGCGCCGCCCCCGGCGATCCAGCTGGCCAACCCGCCTAACCAAGATGCGGGCGGGGGGGCAGATCAGTTGAGCTGGTGGGTAGATCGCGTGGAAATGGTCGCCCAAGAACTCCACTCGGACCTGAGCTCTGGATCCAACCCGTCCACGGCCATCCACTCCCTGCTGACCGACCCGCTGCTCCTCAAGGTTCCGCACTGGGCGGGCGAGTCGCTCTACACGTTCATTCCCCAAGTGCCGCAATTGACGCAGCTCTCGGTCGGGCTGATCGTCCCCTTCCTCCCCGTCGCCGGGGCGGCCGGCCTGGCGGGACTGGCCGGCCTGGCCGGCGTCGCGCAGCCCGCGCCCGCGCTGCCGGGGGTGGCGGCCGCGCCGGCGCCCTCCCACACCGGAGCGCCCGTCGCGATGGCGCCGGGGCTGAGCACACCCGCCCCGGCCCCGGCGCCGGCCCCGGTGCCCGCAGCCACACCGGCGGCGGCCCCGGCATCCGTCGCGGCGCCCGCGGCGCCACCCGCGACGGCGGTCCCGGGCTTCAGTGCCCCGTACGTCGTCGGCCCGCCGGGCCTCGGGGCCGGTGCGGAGGTCCGCGCGACCGCGCGGGCCGAGCGGAAATCGGTCGAGCCCGCCGCCGCGGCCGCGGCGGCCGCCCCCGCCCAGCGGGACCAGGCCCGCCGCCGGCGCCGCCAGCGGCAGGGCATGGTCGACCCCGGGCACCGCTACGAATACCTCGACACGGACCCGAACCCGGATGCCGCCGGCAAAACCCCGGCGACCGCCTCGGACCGGGGCGCGGGGCCCCTGGGGTTCGCCGGCACCGCCCGCGGCGCGGACGCCGCCCCCGTGGGGCTGACCACAATCGCCGGCGATCCACTGGGCGACGGACCCCCAATGCCGCTGCTACCGAGCAGCTGGGGCCCCGAAAGCGAACCCCCGGACACGGGGCGGGCGGACGCCCCCTGA
- a CDS encoding hemophore-related protein, with the protein MMKRSLAKLAVTVGGLALASTAGAGVASASPDYGPMINTTCSYDQAMRAVHAENPMAAQYLDQSPPNQQFLQQYLASSPDQRVNLLHAIEHNQGAQQALPIFQQMMTDCTRY; encoded by the coding sequence ATGATGAAGCGCTCGTTGGCCAAACTGGCCGTCACCGTCGGCGGCCTGGCTTTGGCGTCGACCGCTGGGGCCGGGGTCGCATCCGCCAGTCCTGATTACGGTCCGATGATCAACACGACCTGTAGCTACGACCAGGCGATGCGGGCGGTGCACGCCGAGAACCCGATGGCCGCTCAGTACCTCGACCAGTCGCCGCCGAACCAGCAGTTCTTGCAGCAGTACCTGGCTTCGTCGCCCGATCAGCGCGTGAATCTGCTGCACGCGATCGAGCACAACCAGGGGGCCCAGCAGGCCCTGCCGATTTTCCAGCAGATGATGACGGACTGCACTCGCTACTGA
- a CDS encoding PH domain-containing protein, with the protein MTSPPDRETWDAVLRPHRTPLFAYGAAVLIAGAHILVGLLLKARSTGVVFQTADQVAIAVLGVVIAGIVLLFARPRLRVGPPGVSVRNLLGDKLIEWPDVVDVSFPVGHRWARIDLPDDEYIPVMAIQAVDKGRAVEAMDTVRALLARYRPDLQAP; encoded by the coding sequence GTGACGTCGCCACCCGACCGCGAAACCTGGGACGCGGTGCTGCGTCCCCACCGCACGCCGTTATTCGCCTACGGGGCGGCGGTACTCATCGCCGGCGCGCACATCCTGGTGGGCCTGTTGCTCAAGGCAAGGTCCACCGGCGTCGTTTTCCAGACCGCCGACCAGGTGGCGATCGCGGTGCTCGGGGTGGTCATCGCCGGCATCGTGCTGTTGTTCGCCCGCCCCCGGTTGCGGGTCGGGCCACCGGGCGTGTCGGTGCGAAACCTGCTGGGGGACAAGCTGATCGAGTGGCCCGATGTCGTCGACGTCTCGTTTCCGGTGGGACACCGCTGGGCGCGCATCGACCTGCCCGACGACGAGTACATCCCGGTGATGGCCATCCAGGCCGTCGACAAGGGCCGCGCGGTAGAGGCCATGGACACAGTGCGCGCGCTGCTGGCGCGCTATCGGCCGGACCTGCAGGCCCCGTGA
- the ribH gene encoding 6,7-dimethyl-8-ribityllumazine synthase: MSGGAGVPEVPALDASGIRLGIVASTWHSEICDALLAGARKVAAESGVDNPTVVRVLGAIEIPVVAQELARTHDAVVALGVVIRGQTPHFEYVCDAVTQGLTRVSLDASTPVANGVLTTDNEEQALDRAGLPASDEDKGAQAAGAALSAALTLRELRARP; this comes from the coding sequence ATGAGTGGTGGCGCCGGCGTGCCGGAAGTGCCGGCGCTTGACGCCTCAGGTATTCGACTCGGCATCGTGGCCAGCACCTGGCACAGCGAGATCTGCGACGCGCTGCTGGCCGGCGCGCGCAAAGTGGCCGCCGAATCGGGTGTCGACAACCCCACCGTGGTCCGCGTGCTCGGCGCCATCGAAATCCCGGTGGTGGCGCAGGAGCTCGCCCGCACCCACGACGCCGTCGTCGCGCTGGGCGTCGTGATCCGCGGGCAGACACCGCATTTCGAGTACGTCTGTGACGCGGTGACCCAGGGCCTGACCCGGGTCTCGCTGGACGCATCGACGCCGGTGGCCAACGGCGTGCTGACCACCGACAACGAGGAGCAGGCGCTCGATCGCGCTGGGCTTCCGGCGTCGGACGAGGACAAGGGCGCGCAGGCGGCCGGGGCGGCGCTGTCCGCGGCGCTCACCCTGCGCGAGTTGCGCGCCCGGCCGTGA